The following are from one region of the Nicotiana tomentosiformis chromosome 7, ASM39032v3, whole genome shotgun sequence genome:
- the LOC138896036 gene encoding uncharacterized protein, translating into MYCARAQDLRGGAKEVTIGNNGILRLQGRICVPNMDGLKELILDEDHSSRYSIHPGATNMHCYLKQHYWWWRMKKDVVGHISRCMNCQWVKYEHPRLGGLLQCLEIREWKLECITIDFVVGLPETLRRFDVVWQKSYAGRKVCDVAFLEGEKVLLRALPMKGMMRFGKKVKLSPRYIGPFEVLQRVCEVAYRLDLPSTLSGVHLVLYVSMLRKYHED; encoded by the exons ATGTATTGTGCACGCGCTCAAGATTTgcgaggtggtgctaaggaggtgactattggtaaTAATGGCATATTACGActtcagggtcggatttgtgtccCTAATATGGATGGCTTGAaggagttgattcttgatgaggatcatagttcgcggtattctattcatccaggtgctacaaataTGCATTGTTACttgaagcaacattattggtggtggaggATGAAAAAGGACGTTGTTGGGCATATTTCACGGTGTATGAATTGTCAGtgggtcaagtatgagcatccgAGATTGGGTGGTTTGCTTCAATGTTTAGAGATACGAGAGTGGAAGTTGGAGTGCATTACtatagattttgtggtaggattgccAGAGactttgaggagatttgatgttgtttg gcaaaagagttatgctggtaggaaggtttgtgatgtggcTTTCctggagggtgagaaggttcttcttcgAGCTTTGCCTATGAAGGGaatgatgagatttgggaagaaggtcaagttgagccctcggtatattggtccattTGAAGTGTTACAGAGAGTATgtgaggtggcctatagacttgATTTGCCATCCACCTTGTCAGGAGTTCATCTGGTGCTTTATgtctccatgcttcggaagtatcatgaggattag